DNA from Granulicella arctica:
CTGCTGTTTCTGCCGTAGCGCCAGCATCGCCTCCGCCTGCTGCACTTTGGTCTGCTGCACGTCGAGCTGAGTCGCAATGGCCTTCTGGTTCAGGTCTAGCCGATCTCCTTCGATCCCGTTGCGCTGTGTCAACTCGTCGGCCTTACCCTTGGAGGCGCTATACGTCAGGCCGCTGATCACGCCCAGATCGTACAGGCTCTTGTCTGTCTGCGCCTGTAACTGAGCTTGCTTGTAATCTGCTCCTACCGTCGCCGCACCTGCCCGCTGATTCATGAGATCACTCTGCAGGCGCGCTCGCGTGTTCACATAATCAGCTTGCGCTGCTTTCAGCTGTAGCTGCGCGTCGAGCATCTCCTGCTGCACCTCTGGAGCCACCAGGTCCATCACGATTGTGTCCGGTTCAACCTTTGCTCCTGGCAGCACGCGGATGCGCACTACTGTCGCCTCGGTCTCCGCCGGTATCAGCCGGATCTTGTCTTCGCGGGGAACCAACGTTCCCGGACCCCGCACCTGTCGCAGCAGAGGACCACGCTTCACTGTGTCGGTCCACACGGCGCTATCGACCGTTGGGATGGCTGGCTTGAGCCGCATTAGAAAGTAGCCGGCGACGCTGGCCAACAGCAAAATGACAATCGTGAGTGTCACGTTGCGACGGAGTTTGCGTTTCTTCAGATCTGGTCGAGAGATATCCATTCGCACGTGTATAAAGCACGTCGAATGCCATCCAAAACAATACTGTTTCGCTGGCCTTTTCTTGCTTGCGGTGGATATCTGCTACAGGCGCTTGTCCATTTTTGAAAGAAGCTGTCCATTCATGGACACTGCTCTATCTCTTAGCAGAGTAGTCACCAGCCCTGCCAGCAACTGATCATGCAGCTTTGATCGTGCCTTGGGACGGGAATAATAGAGTAGTGAGCTGTCGTACAAACGGACTGGCAACCGTTTATCTCGATGCAGTTGCCAGTCCGTTCTGTTAGAGCTTGAGTTTGCTGAAGATGGTAAGTTTCGAGAGATCGTTGAAGATAACGAGTGCTCCAAAGATCAGCAGACAGACCAGGGCGACCTGCATGATGCGCTCTTTGATCTCCTGATTGATGTCCCGACGGATAATGCTCTCGATGGCCAGGAAGCTGATCATCCCGCCGTCCAGGATGGGGAATGGCAACAGATTGAAGATGCCGAGATTGATACTGATGTAGGCCATGAGGCCGATGATCGGCATCCAGCCAGGCATCTCAACGGCCTGATGAACCTGCTGGCCGATGCCAATCGGTCCCGACAGGTTGCGAACGGAGACATGGCGGGTGAACATGCCTTTGACGACCTCGACAATGAGGGAGGCGTATTTAAGATTGACCTTCCATGAGGCGGCCATCGCCTTACCGAGGGGGAGCTTCTCCACCTTGACGGGCGGCTGCACGGGAAGGAAGCCGATGCGATAGCGGTCGGTTCCGTCGGAGGACTTGGCGAGCTGCGGCGTGAGTTGAACGGAGAGAGTCTGGGCGGGTGCGCCGTTGACGCCGGGCCGCAGAATGCTGAGCGCTGCAGGCTTGCCGGCCTGATCCTGAAGATAGGAGAGCAGGGCATCGACGGAGTGAAGCTGGAGGCCGTCGATGGTAGCGATCTCGTCCTTGGGTTGGAGTCCGGCATGGGCAGCAGGCATGTCCGGGTCAAGCTCGGCGACCTGCACCGGCGTATTCTGCGCGCGAGGAATAAGCCCGAGCTTTCCTGGGGAGAAGTTCTCCGCACCCTCCTTGGATTCAACAAAAAGAGTGGTGTCGGTGCGCTGGCCATCGTGGAGGAAAGAAAAGGGAACGTCCCGATTAAGGTTCAGCAGGGACCGAATGAGGACCTGATCCCAGGTGGGATTCTCGATTGTGTCGTAGTGGACGATGAGGTCGCCTGAGTAAATACCGGTATGGGCAACCCGCGAGCTTGCCGGGACGTAGTCGGTCTGTGCCGGGCCGTCAATATACTCCTGCACCTCGTTATGGAGCATGGAGACACCCGTCATGAGGGCGAAGGCAAGAATGAAGTTGGCCACAGGACCTGCGAGGGCGATAATGACGCGCTGCCAGCGAGGATGGGCGTTGAACTCGCCGGGATCGCCAGTGGTCGGTTCGCCGGGCGTGTCGCCAGCCATCTTGACATAGCCGCCGATGGGGAGAATGGAGAGACGGTAGTCCGTGTCGCCATGGCGGAATCCGAAGAGGCGCTTGCCCATGCCGACGGAAAAGGTTTCGACGCGAACACCGCAGAGTTTGGCTGCGGCGAAGTGGCCGAACTCATGTACCAAAACCATGATGCCAAGCACGATTGCCAGTTGAATGACGGTCGACATAGAAGGGCGGATACCTCGGAAGCTTAGGAGATCAGGGCTTATGCCCGTGTGCTGGTAGCTTGTTGGGCGATAACCTCGCGCGCGCAGGCTCTAGCGGCTTGGTCGACGGCGAGCACCTCCACGATAGACGAAGGTCTGGAGGTGAGAGTCAACGCGAGCACTCGTTCAATTGTACGTGGGATGCCAAGAAATGGGATATCTCCCGCAAGGAAGGCGGCGACAGCAATCTCGTCGGCGGCGTTGAGGGCGATGCAGGCATTGCCCCCGGTGGCGGCAGCCTCATAGGCGAGCCGGAGACAGGGGAATTTGACGAGATCTGGCTGTGAAAAATCGAGATGACCAAGCGTGGCGAGATCAAACGTCAGATCGGACTGCACGCGTTCGGGATAGGCAAGCGCGTAGAGGATCGGGAGGCGCATGTCTGTGACTGAGATCTGGGCAAGGATGCTGCCATCGATGAATTCGACGAGAGAGTGCACCGTCGATTGCGGGTGGACGGTGACCCGTACCTGCGCCGGAGGAAGATCGAAGAGGCGGCAAGCCTCGATGACCTCGAAACCCTTATTCATCATCGTGGCGGAGTCAATAGTGATGCGCTGACCCATGACCCAGGTGGGGTGCTTGAGCGCCTGCTGAGGTGTAATGTGCTCGAAGTCCACGAGCGGAGTGTTGCGGAAAGGGCCACCAGAGGCAGTCAGCCAGATCCGCTTGACCTCGGTGGTCTTGCCTCCGCGCATGGCCTGATGGACGGCGTTGTGCTCGGAGTCGATCGGGAGCAAAGCGACGTTATGTTTTCGCGCAGCCTCGATGATCAGTTCTCCAGCGGCAACAAGGCACTCCTTGTTAGCCAGGCCGATGGTTTTGCCCGCACAGACAGCGGCATAGGTGGCCTCAAGCCCGGCAACACCGACGATGGCGGAGACAACGAAGTCGACCTCAGGAAGGGTAGCAGCGTAGACGGTGCCAGCCGTCCCGTGAACCACTTCGATACCCGTGATTCCGGTGGCCTTGAGTCGATTGCTGAGGGCGGTAGCGAGCTCTTCGGTAGCAAGGGAGATCACCCTGGGCCGCCACCGCTCACACTGGGCGAAGGCGGTATCGAGATTCTGCCCAGCAGCGAGGGAGATGACCTGATAACGGTCTGGGAAGGACTCGCAAATAGAGAGTGTGGAGTGTCCAATAGAGCCGGTGGAGCCTAAAATAGCAAGTTTTTTCACGTATATATTCCCGATTCTAAAAGCGGCCGAGGCCGAAATAGTCCTTCATGAGGAGGATGTACCAGAGCACGGGAGCCGCGACGAGGAGCGCATCGATGCGGTCGAGAATACCACCATGGCCGGGCAGCATAGTCCCGGAGTCCTTGACGCCCGCACCACGCTTGATGGCTGATTCCAGAAGATCGCCGGCCTGCGCAGCGATGTTGAGCTGGATAGCGAGCAGGATGGACTGCCAGACGGGTTGCGCAATGTGAAGAATGAGATTGCCGCGAGCAGTAAGAACATCGCTGATCCAGACGACAGCCATGCCTGCAATGACGCTACCCAACACAGAGGCAATCGCTCCCTCCCAGGTCTTACCCGGGCTTAGCCGTGGCGCCATCTTATGCTTGCCAAAGTTCTTCCCGATATAGAGAGCGGCAATATCGCCACACCAAACGCAGACCATAAGGAAAAGTAAGAGCGCTGGACCGTCCTCTTGCTTCCACATCAGCGGAACAAGGGTAAGCGGATAAGCAATATAGAGGAGGCCGAAGAGACCTTGGGCTGTATCGGGGAGCACCTGGATGAGCGGTGCTCGGAAGCCGTTCCATGCGAAGAGCGCGAGTGTAAGCGCGCTGAGAACAGGGAGTTGAGCCTCCACGGGGAAGTTAGGCAGGGTGACGACGAAGGCGAGAGCAGTGCCGAGCGTCATCCACCAGACCGGAATGCGGAGCTTCGCGCCGTGGACCTCCGCGCCGACCGAGGCAAGTTGCAGGTACTCATAGGCCGCAAGCTCGGCGACGAGCGCAGCGCAGAGAGTGATCATCCAGAGTTTGCCAAAGAAGATAAGGGCAAAGACAACAGCAATCAGGACGACAGCGGTGAGGATACGTTTCATAAGGACTTAGACAGAATATATGGGTTCTCGATAGGAAGTATTCAGGCTATTCCGATAATAGTCTTGACGTATAAAGATATATCTTGATACGATTTTGTTATGAGAAACCTACACGAACATTTCAGAGGGCTTTGCGGCAGGGACAATCACCGCGAAGCAAGACACAGGGACGATCAACATCGCGGCGGGCACCACAGTGCCTTCGGCGAGTTTGGCGAAGGACGCCGCGGATTTCGCGGAGGCAGGGGCGGTCCGATGCGGCTCTTCGGGGCCGGTGATCTGCGATACGTGATTCTGCAACTGATCGCGGAGAAACCCAGCTACGGCTACGAGATCATCAAGTCGATCCAGGAACGGCTGGGCGGAAGCTATGCGCCAAGTCCGGGAGTCGTGTATCCGATGTTGACGATGCTAGAGGAGATGGGCCACGCAACGGTCGTCTCGGAAGGCGCACGCAAGCTGTACACGATCACCGAGGAGGGTTCGATGTCGCTGGCCGAGAACAAGGCAATTGTCGATGCTATTTTTGCGCGGATTGACCGGGTGCGCGGCGAACAGACGAGCGAAGGCGCACAGCAGATCGAGCGCGCTGTCGCAAACTTCCGAATGGCGCTACGGATGCGGACGGGAAAGCTGACGACAGAGCAGGTTCATGCGATCACCGACATCATCGATGCGGCGGCGAAGCAGATCGAGAGGCTGGTATGAACTCGTACCGCTATCGCATTACGGTCGACGCGCTGACCGATGCGAAAGGAGAACCCGTACAGGGCCGCACTCTCATCTTCGAGGCGATGAACCATGACGACATCCTGACGATCGTAGACCGAATGCGTGCTCGTCTGCCGTTTGATGGAGTTACCGTCGCCTCGCTGGCAGTTGGGTTGAAGCTCTTCTCAGAGGTCGCGCTGACGCACCGAGAGGATCCGATCTTTGCGAAGATTCGGCCAGCTTTGAGCGAGTTTATTGGCGAACTCAAGCAGAGGCTGGCTGAACTGGCTTCGATCGAGCAGAACTAGGGCGGGTCAGTTCAGTCTCGATCTCGTGGGCGACCTCGTCTGCCGGCTCGAGATTATCGAGGTCTTCATCGGTGAAGCTCTCACCGAGGCCGCCGAAACGACGTTCACGGTGCTGGTAGTTAGCAATGGCTTCGAGCAGGTGAAGGCCGCGGAAGTCGGGCCAGAGGCGGTCGGTGATGAAGATCTCCGAGTACGCTATCTGCCAGAGAAGGAAGTTCGAGATCCGTTGCTCGCCCGAGGTGCGGATGACGAGGTCTGGGTCAGGCATGTGCGCAGTGTAAAGGCCGCCGGTAAGATGATGCTCGTCGACACGGGACTCGATCCCATCGACCTGAAGCAGATCTTCGAGAGAGCAACCACGTTGGTGGGCCTCAGCGATCAACGAGGTAAGCAGGGCACGGGTAGAGTCCACAATCTCCGAGCGTGAGCCGTAGTTGAGCGCCAGCGTTAGAGTCGTGCCGGTATTTTTGGCTGTTTCTTCAGCCGCCCACTGCATGGTCTCCTGTACCTCAGTAGGGAGCTCATGGGTGCGGCCGATATAAGTCATGCGGACGTTATTGTCGTTCATCCGCTGCACATTGCCCGTGAGGTAATTGCGCAGGAGCTTCATGAGGAAGCTGACTTCGGACTTGGGGCGGCGCAGATTGTTTTCCAGAGAGAACGCATACAGCGTAAGCCACGGAAGATCGATACGGGAGGCCGTCTCGACGACAAATTGAACAGACTCAGCGCCTTGCTGGTGGCCAAGGAAGCGCTTGAGCATACGCTTGCCGGCCCAGCGGCCGTTCCCGTCCATGATGATAGCAACGTGCGCGGGGATTCTGACTGGATCGAGCTGCCGGTAGACACTCTGCTCCTCAGGAGAGAGCTCATGAACGCGGCTTGGTGTAGTTGCTCGCAAAGCGACCTCGAAGACTGACGCTAACACACCGATCTGAACTTCGCGATGAAAGCGAAGCCGACATGACCGGGCGCGAATATCAGTTTACAGCGCGGCGAGCCACCGTGCTGTGCTCGCGGGCCGATTGCCGACGACAGCCCGATTTCAGGCGGTGCGACGGTGACCGGCCGCGAGCTCGCGGACGTGGTTGAGGAAGATCGATTTCTGTAGGTCGTCGAGCTGTGCCGTATACATGGCGATCTCGGCAAGGAACGGGTCGGCCATTAGGACAGCGGTCTCGTCATGGTGCCGGGTCTTCGCGTCGCGCAGCAGGGCAGAGATATCGACCTGGAGAGCGCGAGCGAGGCGATCGAGTGAGGACAAGGTCGGCATCGCCTTGCCATTTTCGATCTTTGAGATGTAGGTACGCGGCACGTTCATCCGCGCAGCAAGCTGACGCTGCGAGAGATTGCGGACGTGACGCAGATCGCGAACGGCAGTCGCAACCTGAAGACCGCCCTCTGGAGTTGGCTGAGCTGCAACTAGAGTAAGCGGTGCTGGAGTCGGTTCAGGCTCCTCGACCTCGAGGGATTTGTGGCAGCGTCGGCATAGTGCGTTTGCCGTCCGAAACTGCACCAGGTTGCATTTGTCACAACGCAGAACTTCACGCTGCTCGACTGACGCCATCATGGTTGCCATAAGTTGTCTGTAGCGGAAGGACCCAGAGCAAGGACCTTCGTCCCATGTCCGATAACGGATCATGTGACGTGCCTAGCTTGACACTGGGGTAACTGTGAAGTCAAGAGGAAACCCGTTGATTATTATCGAAATGCCTAAAATAACCTAAATTGAACCAAGGTAGTAACTTGTTTGGGAGAGACGAGTATGAGCGAGATGTACACCAAGGAGCGGGCGCGGGTCCTGCTAGAGGAGTGGACGAAGGGCGAGAGCCTGCGGAAGCATGGACTGGCGGTTTCGATCTGCACGGAGTCGTACGGCAGACTGGAGGCAGAGCGGCTTGGGATGAGCGGTGTTGAGGCGGAGTCGTTTGTCGAGGCGTATGCATGTGCCGGGCTGCTTCACGATATGGACTATGAACGGCATCCGTCGCTTGAGGAGCATCCGTTCGTAGGTGTGACGTTTCTTCGCGGGCAGGGATGGCCAGAGGAGGTGCTGCATGCGATCCTGGCGCACGCGGACTATTCAGGTACTCCGCGGGAGACACATCTGGATAAGGCACTGTTCGCCTGCGACGAGCTGGCAGGATTTCTAACGGCGTGCTCGCTGGTGAAGCCGACCAAGTCGGTGCTGGATGTTGAGGTAAAGGGTGTGCTCAAGAAGATGAAGGATAAGGCGTTCGCCCGCGCAGTGCTGCGGGAGGATATTACCGGCGGCGCGGCGCTGCTGGGGCTGAGCGTCGAGGAGCATGTGGAAAACTGCCTGCGGGCGATGCAAACTCATGCAGCGGAGCTCGGGTTGGGCGGAAGTTCAACCGAGTAGATCGTTCGAGTGAATGCGCGGTACTCCTGCGGCGGCAAGGTCGGCGTCGGTCGCTTCGACGGAGCCTGGCAAGCCGACGGGACGAGTCGCGTCTTCGAGGACGTGGCACTCAAAGCCGAGGGCTTTGCCGTCGAGAGCGGAGAAGCGGACGCAGAAGTCATAGGCGAGGCCGCAGAGGAAGAGCCGCGTGAGGCCGCGATCGCGCAGGTAGCCTGCAAGTCCGGTTGGCGTGCGGTGATCGTTCTCGAGGAAGGCGGAGTAGGAGTCGATCTCGCGGCGGAAGCCCTTTCTCAGGATGAGTTCGGCGTGGGGAAGGTCGAGTGCCGGATGGAAGGCTGCACCTTCGCTGTGCTGGAGGCAGTGCTCGGGCCAGAGCGTCTGCGGTCCGTAGGGCGCGGTGATGGTCTCGAAGGGCTGCTTCCCTTGATGGCTGCTTGCGAAGGAGATGTGTCCTGTTGGGTGCCAATCCTGGGTCAGCAGAACGTGGTCGAAGCGCTGTGCGAGGGCGTTGATGGTGGGGATAATCGCGTCGCCATCGGTGACGGCCAGTGCTCCGCCGGGGCAGAAATCGTTCTGAAGGTCGATGACGAGAAGGGCGTCGGTCGCAAGTGGCCCGTGCATGCCGACAGTATGACACTGTATCGTGCTTGCGAGGACAAGATGACGGACGAGACGAAGATTCTGGACTCTGGGATAGCGAGCAGGATGGATACGAAGACGACGCGGTTTGCGACAAATCGGGCCGCGATGCTGACTCTGTTAGTGACGCAGCGGGCGGAAGAGGATGTGATCCGCGCTGGCGGCGGCGCGAAGGCGGCCGAGGCGCAGCGGGCGAAGGGACGGCTGACGGTGCGCGAGCGGCTGGCGCTGCTGCTCGATGAGGGAACCGAGCTGCTGGAGCTGGGTCTCTATGCTGCGCATGGGATGTATACAGAATGGGGCGGAGCTCCGGCAGCGGGCGTCGTTACGGGACTTGGACGGGTGAGCGGGCGGCTGTGCATGATCGTTGCGAACGATGCGACGGTGAAGGCGGGAGCGTTCTTTCCGGCGACGGCGAAGAAGGTGTTGCGGGCCCAGACGATTGCGCTTGAGAACCGGATTCCGACGCTGTATCTGGTGGATTCGGCGGGCGTCTTTCTGCCGTTGCAGGAGGATGTGTTTCCGGATACGGACGACTTCGGGCGCGTCTTTCGGAATAACGCTGTGATGAGCTCGCTGGGCATTCCGCAGATCACGGCGATCATGGGAATGTGCGTCGCGGGCGGCGCGTATCTGCCGGTGATGACGGACACGGTGCTGATGACCGAGGGTTCGGGGCTGTTTCTGGCTGGACCGGCGCTGGTGCAAGCGGCGATTGGGCAGAAGACGAGCGCCGAGGAGCTGGGCGGCGCGGCGATGCACGCGGAGATCTCGGGAACGGTAGACTTCAAGGAGGCGAATGATCATCTATGCCTTGCGCGATTACGTTCCCTTGTAGGCAAGCTTGGGGCTCCGCAGAAGGCTCCGTTTAATGTCGCGAAGTATGACGCAGGGAAGGATGCTCCGCGGTATGCGGCGGAGGATTTATACGGGTTGATTGATCCGGAGCCAGGCACGAGCAACATCTACGACATGCGTGAGGTGATTGCGCGGATTGTGGATCGCAGCGAATTCGATGAGTACAAGGCGGACTTCGGACGGACAGTCTTGTGCGGATATGCGCGGATCGGCGGACGCGCTGTGGGGATTGTCGCCAATCAGAAGACCAACAAGTCGCAGACCGTCGCGATGGGGCCGCAAGCGGGGACGAAGCGCACGGAGTTCGGCGGAGTGATCTATACGGAGAGCGCGCAGAAGGCGGCGCGGTTCATCATGGACTGCAATCAGGGGTTGGTGCCGCTGGTGTTTCTGCACGATGTGAACGGCTTCATGGTGGGTAAGGATGCAGAGTGGAGCGGCATTATCCGCGCTGGAGCGAAGATGGTCTCGGCTGTCTCGACGAGCGTCGTGCCAAAGATCACGGTGATCGTCGGTGGGAGCTTTGGCGCGGGACACTATGCGATGTGCGGGAAGGCTTATGATCCGCGATTTCTCTTCGCGTGGCCGACGGCGCGCTACGCGGTGATGAGCGGCGCGAGCGCGGCGGGAACACTGGTGGAAATCAAGGTGAAGCAGATGGAGCGTGGCGGAAAGACGATCTCGGACGAGGAGCGGAAGGTACTCTACGAGGAGATTCGGGCGCAGTATGAGGCGCAGGCTGATCCTCGCTATGGTGCAGCGCGAGGGTGGATTGATGCGATTATTGATCCTGCGCAGACGAGGCAGATGTTAATAACGGCGCTCGAGGCCTGCGCTCTGAATCCAGAGGTGGCGAAGTTTAATCCGGGAGTATTGCAGACATGAGTACGGTGAAGATCATTGAGTGTCCGCGGGATGCGTGGCAAGGGTTGCCGAAGGCGATGCCGGCCGAGGTGAAGGCGGACTATTTGCGGACGCTGGTTGCGGCGGGATTCAAGCATATCGATGCGGTGAGCTTTGTGTCGCGGACAGCGGTGCCGCAGATGGCGGATGCGGAGCTGGTGCTCGAGTATCTCGATCCGCCGGACGATGTGGAGATCATCGGCATCGTCGTGAACACGAAGGGCGCGGAGCGGGCGGTGAAGACGGGAAGCGTGCAAACACTGGGGTTTCCGTACTCGATCTCGGAGACGTTCCTGAAGCGCAATCAGAACCAGACGCCTGAGGAGTCGCTGGAGGCGTTGGAAGAGATTGGCACGCTCGCGTACAAGGGCGGGCTCGAGGTGGTTGCGTACCTGTCGATGGCGTTCGGGAATCCTTATGGCGAGCCTTGGGATATCGACGAGGTTGTGGCCGCGTGCGATCTGCTGGTGGATTCGGGCGTGACGCAGATCTCGCTTGCGGACACGGTGGGAATGGCGACGCCGAAGCAGATCGCGGATGTTGTGTCGGATGTGCTTGCGGTGCATGATGGCCTGGAGATTGGCGTGCATCTGCATGCGCGACCGCAGGATGCGGCGGCGAAGGTGCGCGCGGCGTATGAGGCTGGATGCAGGCGGTTCGATGTGGCGCTGGGTGGATTGGGCGGATGTCCGTTCGCGCAGGATGCTCTGGTGGGGAATCTGGCGACAGAGGTGTTGCTGGCGGAGCTGAAGGCACTTGGCGCGGAGCTGCCTGAGATGAGGCCACTCGATGGGTTGCTGCATGCGAGCCGGGAGATTGAGCGGAAGTACGGAGTGCGCGTGCAATGAGTTATGAAACCGTTCTGGTTACAGATGACGATGGAGTGCGGACGATTACGCTGAACCGGCCGGAGCGGCGGAATGCGATGACTCCGCTGATGCAGGGAGAGCTGCTTGCGGCGATGCGCGATGCGGCTGCGAGTGACTGTCGCGTGGTGGTGTTTCGCGGCGCTGGCGAGGCGTTTTGTGCGGGGCTCGATCTGAGTGCGTTGCAGGGGATGAACGATCGTTCTCCGGAGGAACATGCGGCGGATGCGGAGCGGATTGCGCTGCTGTTTCGGACGCTGTATGAGCTTCCGAAGCCGACGATTGCGGCGGTGCAAGGCGCGGCGATTGCGGGAGGAACTGGACTGGCGACGATCTGCGATTTTACGCTGGCGGTTCCGGCGGCTCGGTTTGGATATAGCGAGGTGCGGATCGGGTTTGTGCCTGCGGTGGTTTCGGCTTATCTGACGTTGCAGATCGGGGATAAGAGGGCGCGTGCGTTGCTGTTGACAGGCAAGGTGTTCGATGCGGATGAGGCTTTGCGGCTTGGGCTGGTGAGCGAGATTGTGGATGCGGAGCGGCTGGATACTCGGGTGATGGAGATTGCGGCGGTGCTGAAGGCGAACAGTCCTGAGTCGCTGGCAGCGACGAAGCGGCTGTTGGCGGCGCAGAACGCGGTGTGGCTCGATGCGGCGATTGCCGCGGCGATGGCGGCGAATGCGGAGGCTCGGGGAACGCATGACTTTCGCGAAGGTGTTGCAGCGTTTTTGGAGAAGCGGAAGCCGGTTTGGCGTGGGTAAACTGAAGAGATGAGCGATGCGAAGGTGATTGAGGCGCGGGTTCGCGTGCGGTACGCGGAGACCGACCAGATGGGCGTGGTGTATCACGCGAACTATCTGGTGTGGTTCGAGGTTGGGCGCGTGGAGTTTATCCGGCAGTTAGGCTTGAACTACAAGGAGATGGAAGCGGAGGATAACTGCCTGATCGCGGTGGTTGAGGCGACGGCGCGGTATCGTGCCCCGGCGCGATATGACGATGAACTGGTGATCGAGACGCGGTTGACGGCTTCGCGGAGCTCGGTGATCCGTTTCAGCTATCGGGTTGTGCGGGAGGCTGACGGCGTGTTGTTGTGTGAGGGTGAGACAATGCACGTGGTGGTGAACCGCGAGATGAAAAAGACACGTCTTCCACAGAAGTATGCAGAACGTTTTGCGGCGTATCTCATCGAATAAATGTGGGCCAAGGAGAGGAAATGAGCAAGCAGGCGAAGGTTGCGTTGATTACGGGAGCGAACAAGGGACTTGGTCTCGAGACGGCTCGGCAGCTTGGAAAGCTGGGGATTACGGTGTTGTTGGGCGCACGCGACAAAACGAAGGGTGAGGCTGCTGCGGCGGAGCTGAAGCGCGAGGGCATCGATGCACGCGCGATAACGCTGGATGTGGATTCTCCGAGCGATATTGCGGAGGTTGCGGACAAAATCGCGGCTGAGTTTGGGCAGCTTGACATTCTGGTGAACAACGCGGCGGTGATGGTCGATGCGCGGACGGGGAATGAGACGAGCACGACCTCGGGTGAGGTGCTGCGGACGACCTTCCG
Protein-coding regions in this window:
- a CDS encoding efflux RND transporter periplasmic adaptor subunit, which produces MDISRPDLKKRKLRRNVTLTIVILLLASVAGYFLMRLKPAIPTVDSAVWTDTVKRGPLLRQVRGPGTLVPREDKIRLIPAETEATVVRIRVLPGAKVEPDTIVMDLVAPEVQQEMLDAQLQLKAAQADYVNTRARLQSDLMNQRAGAATVGADYKQAQLQAQTDKSLYDLGVISGLTYSASKGKADELTQRNGIEGDRLDLNQKAIATQLDVQQTKVQQAEAMLALRQKQQDALSVRAGISGVLVDLPHQVGEHIDPGTTLAKVVQPDQLKASLKIAETQARDIQIGQPAEIDTHNGVIDGKVMRIDPAVQNGTVTVDVELTGALPQGARPDLSVDGTIDLDRMSDVLYVGRPAFGNENSTINLFRESPDGKTATRVPVKVGRASVNNIQVIEGLNVGDTVILSDMSRWDSVDRVRLP
- the rseP gene encoding RIP metalloprotease RseP produces the protein MSTVIQLAIVLGIMVLVHEFGHFAAAKLCGVRVETFSVGMGKRLFGFRHGDTDYRLSILPIGGYVKMAGDTPGEPTTGDPGEFNAHPRWQRVIIALAGPVANFILAFALMTGVSMLHNEVQEYIDGPAQTDYVPASSRVAHTGIYSGDLIVHYDTIENPTWDQVLIRSLLNLNRDVPFSFLHDGQRTDTTLFVESKEGAENFSPGKLGLIPRAQNTPVQVAELDPDMPAAHAGLQPKDEIATIDGLQLHSVDALLSYLQDQAGKPAALSILRPGVNGAPAQTLSVQLTPQLAKSSDGTDRYRIGFLPVQPPVKVEKLPLGKAMAASWKVNLKYASLIVEVVKGMFTRHVSVRNLSGPIGIGQQVHQAVEMPGWMPIIGLMAYISINLGIFNLLPFPILDGGMISFLAIESIIRRDINQEIKERIMQVALVCLLIFGALVIFNDLSKLTIFSKLKL
- a CDS encoding 1-deoxy-D-xylulose-5-phosphate reductoisomerase, with the protein product MKKLAILGSTGSIGHSTLSICESFPDRYQVISLAAGQNLDTAFAQCERWRPRVISLATEELATALSNRLKATGITGIEVVHGTAGTVYAATLPEVDFVVSAIVGVAGLEATYAAVCAGKTIGLANKECLVAAGELIIEAARKHNVALLPIDSEHNAVHQAMRGGKTTEVKRIWLTASGGPFRNTPLVDFEHITPQQALKHPTWVMGQRITIDSATMMNKGFEVIEACRLFDLPPAQVRVTVHPQSTVHSLVEFIDGSILAQISVTDMRLPILYALAYPERVQSDLTFDLATLGHLDFSQPDLVKFPCLRLAYEAAATGGNACIALNAADEIAVAAFLAGDIPFLGIPRTIERVLALTLTSRPSSIVEVLAVDQAARACAREVIAQQATSTRA
- a CDS encoding phosphatidate cytidylyltransferase encodes the protein MKRILTAVVLIAVVFALIFFGKLWMITLCAALVAELAAYEYLQLASVGAEVHGAKLRIPVWWMTLGTALAFVVTLPNFPVEAQLPVLSALTLALFAWNGFRAPLIQVLPDTAQGLFGLLYIAYPLTLVPLMWKQEDGPALLLFLMVCVWCGDIAALYIGKNFGKHKMAPRLSPGKTWEGAIASVLGSVIAGMAVVWISDVLTARGNLILHIAQPVWQSILLAIQLNIAAQAGDLLESAIKRGAGVKDSGTMLPGHGGILDRIDALLVAAPVLWYILLMKDYFGLGRF
- a CDS encoding helix-turn-helix transcriptional regulator; translation: MILQLIAEKPSYGYEIIKSIQERLGGSYAPSPGVVYPMLTMLEEMGHATVVSEGARKLYTITEEGSMSLAENKAIVDAIFARIDRVRGEQTSEGAQQIERAVANFRMALRMRTGKLTTEQVHAITDIIDAAAKQIERLV
- a CDS encoding DUF3861 domain-containing protein, whose translation is MNSYRYRITVDALTDAKGEPVQGRTLIFEAMNHDDILTIVDRMRARLPFDGVTVASLAVGLKLFSEVALTHREDPIFAKIRPALSEFIGELKQRLAELASIEQN
- a CDS encoding isoprenyl transferase, translating into MRATTPSRVHELSPEEQSVYRQLDPVRIPAHVAIIMDGNGRWAGKRMLKRFLGHQQGAESVQFVVETASRIDLPWLTLYAFSLENNLRRPKSEVSFLMKLLRNYLTGNVQRMNDNNVRMTYIGRTHELPTEVQETMQWAAEETAKNTGTTLTLALNYGSRSEIVDSTRALLTSLIAEAHQRGCSLEDLLQVDGIESRVDEHHLTGGLYTAHMPDPDLVIRTSGEQRISNFLLWQIAYSEIFITDRLWPDFRGLHLLEAIANYQHRERRFGGLGESFTDEDLDNLEPADEVAHEIETELTRPSSARSKPVQPASA
- a CDS encoding helix-turn-helix domain-containing protein, which gives rise to MATMMASVEQREVLRCDKCNLVQFRTANALCRRCHKSLEVEEPEPTPAPLTLVAAQPTPEGGLQVATAVRDLRHVRNLSQRQLAARMNVPRTYISKIENGKAMPTLSSLDRLARALQVDISALLRDAKTRHHDETAVLMADPFLAEIAMYTAQLDDLQKSIFLNHVRELAAGHRRTA
- a CDS encoding HD domain-containing protein, with product MSEMYTKERARVLLEEWTKGESLRKHGLAVSICTESYGRLEAERLGMSGVEAESFVEAYACAGLLHDMDYERHPSLEEHPFVGVTFLRGQGWPEEVLHAILAHADYSGTPRETHLDKALFACDELAGFLTACSLVKPTKSVLDVEVKGVLKKMKDKAFARAVLREDITGGAALLGLSVEEHVENCLRAMQTHAAELGLGGSSTE
- the pncA gene encoding bifunctional nicotinamidase/pyrazinamidase — encoded protein: MHGPLATDALLVIDLQNDFCPGGALAVTDGDAIIPTINALAQRFDHVLLTQDWHPTGHISFASSHQGKQPFETITAPYGPQTLWPEHCLQHSEGAAFHPALDLPHAELILRKGFRREIDSYSAFLENDHRTPTGLAGYLRDRGLTRLFLCGLAYDFCVRFSALDGKALGFECHVLEDATRPVGLPGSVEATDADLAAAGVPRIHSNDLLG